A genomic stretch from Hoplias malabaricus isolate fHopMal1 chromosome 4, fHopMal1.hap1, whole genome shotgun sequence includes:
- the LOC136693785 gene encoding zinc finger protein 678-like, with product MLISGEIKCEDTVTVSSSSPETSLATLHSISSGRQTLNNPDNGKAYSCLECGKSFRKCDTLKRHERIHTGEKPYSCSNCGKSFRELDTLKKHQRIHTGEKPYQCSECGKSFTLQSNLQQHQRIHTGEKPFQCFECGKCFNKHSTLQTHQRIHTGEKPYHCSECGQSFTVQSNLQQHQRIHTREKPYSCSECGKSFRKSDSLKRHQRIHTGEKPYHCAECGKSFNELSHLHTHQRVHTGEKPFYCSECGMSFTRQRNLQEHQRIHTGEKPYQCSECGANFSRQKTLQEHQRIHTGEKPYSCSECGMKFTTLRNLQRHQRIHTGVKPYSCSECGMNFTRPCHLQRHQLIHTGEKPYQCLACGTSFNQISSLKQHQRIHTGEKPYQCSECGKTFTRLSSLQKHKCIHPEHKE from the coding sequence ATGCTTATATCAGGAGagattaaatgtgaggataCTGTGACTGTAAGCTCCAGTTCTCCTGAAACATCCTTGGCTACTCTCCACAGTATCTCATCTGGCAGACAAACACTGAACAATCCAGACAATGGGAAAGCATATTCTTGCttagagtgtgggaagagttttagaAAGTGCGATACTCTTAAAAGACAtgagcgcattcacacaggagagaaaccctatTCCTGTTCCAACTGTGGGAAAAGTTTCAGAGAGCTTGACACCCttaaaaaacaccagcgcattcacacaggagagaaaccatatcagtgctctgagtgtgggaagagtttcacCCTGCAGAGTAATCTTCAACaacatcagcgcattcacacaggagagaaaccgtttCAGTGCTTTGAGTGTGGGAAGTGTTTTAACAAACACAGCACTCTCCAAactcaccagcgcattcacacaggagagaaaccgtatcactgttcagagtgcgggcagagttttactgtacagagtaatCTTCAacaacaccagcgcattcacaccagAGAGAAGCCctattcctgttcagagtgtggaaagagttttagGAAGAGTGATTCCCtcaaaagacaccagcgcattcacacaggagagaaaccgtatcactgtgcagagtgtgggaagagttttaatgaACTGAGTCATCTCCACACGCACCAGCGagttcacactggagagaaaccgttttactgttcagagtgtgggatgagttttaccaGGCAAAGGAATCTGCaagaacaccagcgcattcacacaggggagaaaccgtatcagtgctcagagtgcgGGGCGAATTTTTCCCGACAGAAGACTCTTCaagaacaccagcgcattcacactggagagaaaccctaTTCCTGCTCTGAGTGTGGGATGAAGTTTACAACACTGCGgaatctccaaagacaccagcgcattcacaccgggGTGAAACCTTACTCCTGTTCAGAGTGCGGCATGAATTTCACAAGACCGTGTCATCTCCAGAGGCATCAGCtgattcacacaggagagaaaccgtatcagtgtttaGCGTGTGGGACGAGTTTTAACCAGATTAGTTCTCTCAAacaacaccagcgcattcacactggagagaaaccgtatcagtgctcagagtgtgggaagacaTTTACTAGACTGAGTAGTCTCCAGAAACATAAGTGCATTCACCCAGAACATAAAGAGTAA